A DNA window from Microcystis aeruginosa NIES-843 contains the following coding sequences:
- a CDS encoding folate/biopterin family MFS transporter has protein sequence MLINRLGIDRGKKFLKETILFGNDPNPELIGILGVYFVQGILGLSRLAVSFFLKDDLALSPSQMGALIGVAAIPWVIKPAFGFLSDGLPIFGYRRRPYLILSGILGVLAWLALATVVENAWQAAAAILLGSLSVTISDVIVDSLVVERARKESLTQSGSLQSLTWGISALGGLITAYLGGWLLAHLGTRPVFALTAIFPLIASAMAFLITEEKIKNNNDAQSTPKVKEQIGQLWSAIRQKSILLPTAFIFLWQATPSADSAFFYFTTNELGFEPEFLGRVRLVTSLASILGIWVYQRFLKAISFRLILGWSTVISALLGMTTLLLVTHTNRALGIDDHWFSLGDSLILTVMGQIAFLPVLILSARLCPVGIEASLFALLMSIWNMSGLVSQEIGALLTHWLGVTETNFDNLWLLVVITNLSTLLPLPLIKWLPSTDPQSQEVKKTFPPAEVFEHHVTGSLAEPGFIPELVPELIDTRD, from the coding sequence ATGCTTATTAATCGCCTTGGCATCGATCGCGGGAAAAAATTCCTTAAAGAGACTATCTTGTTCGGAAATGACCCTAATCCCGAATTAATTGGCATTTTAGGGGTTTATTTCGTACAGGGCATTCTCGGACTCTCCCGATTAGCGGTTAGCTTTTTTTTAAAAGACGATTTGGCCTTGAGTCCCTCCCAGATGGGGGCATTAATCGGAGTGGCGGCGATTCCTTGGGTGATTAAACCAGCTTTTGGCTTTCTTTCGGATGGTTTGCCTATTTTCGGCTATCGTCGTCGGCCCTACCTAATTTTATCGGGAATTCTCGGGGTTTTAGCTTGGTTGGCCCTAGCCACTGTGGTGGAGAATGCTTGGCAAGCGGCGGCGGCGATCCTGCTTGGTTCCCTTTCTGTCACCATTAGTGATGTCATCGTCGATTCTTTGGTAGTAGAAAGGGCGCGCAAAGAGTCCTTAACTCAATCCGGTTCTCTACAGTCCTTAACTTGGGGAATATCGGCGTTAGGCGGCTTAATTACGGCTTATCTGGGAGGTTGGTTACTGGCACACCTCGGTACTCGTCCTGTCTTCGCTCTCACCGCTATTTTTCCCCTGATTGCCTCAGCCATGGCGTTTTTAATTACAGAGGAAAAAATCAAGAATAACAATGATGCACAATCAACGCCGAAAGTCAAGGAGCAAATCGGGCAATTATGGTCAGCAATTAGACAAAAATCAATTTTATTACCCACTGCCTTTATTTTTCTCTGGCAGGCTACTCCTAGCGCCGATTCTGCCTTTTTCTACTTCACCACCAACGAGTTAGGATTTGAACCGGAATTTTTAGGACGAGTGCGCTTAGTCACCAGTTTAGCCTCGATCCTGGGCATCTGGGTATATCAACGGTTTTTAAAAGCGATTTCCTTTCGTTTAATTTTGGGTTGGAGTACGGTGATTTCTGCGCTTTTAGGGATGACTACCCTACTCTTAGTTACCCATACTAATCGAGCGCTCGGTATTGACGATCATTGGTTTAGTTTGGGGGATAGTCTCATCCTCACCGTCATGGGACAAATTGCCTTTTTACCCGTCTTAATTTTATCGGCCCGTCTTTGTCCCGTGGGCATTGAAGCATCTCTATTCGCTTTATTAATGTCCATCTGGAATATGTCAGGATTAGTTTCCCAAGAAATCGGCGCTTTATTAACCCATTGGTTGGGAGTCACCGAAACTAATTTTGATAACCTTTGGTTATTGGTGGTGATTACTAATCTCTCTACTCTCCTACCTTTACCCCTAATTAAATGGCTACCTTCTACGGATCCCCAATCTCAGGAAGTCAAGAAAACTTTTCCCCCCGCAGAAGT